CAAGGAGGAGGCCCGAAAGCGCAACCAGATGCGGTCGATCCTGATGTGGATCATCATCGCGATCGTCATCGGGTACGCCATCATCAGCTCCGCCAACATCCTCCTCGGCATCCTCGCGGCCGGGATCATCTGGCTGATCTTCCGCTACACGAGCCGCGGGTCGGACGCGATGGTGCCGAACATGATCGTCAACAACGGCGATCAGCGCACGGCGCCGTTCGAGGACGCCACCGGCGCCCACGCCGGCGCGCTGCTGGGCGACGTCCGCCACGACCCCTTCCAGTCCGGCGGGATGGAGACGCCCAGCCACGACCGCGTCGAGCCCGGTTCGATCCACAAGGCCAACAAGGGCGTGTTGTTCATCGACGAGATGAACACGCTCGACATCCGCACCCAGCAGAAGCTGATGACGGCCATTCAGGAGGGCGAGTTCGCCATCACGGGTCAGTCCGAGCGCTCCTCGGGCGCGATGGTCCAGACCGAGCCCGTCCCCTGTGACTTCATCATGATCGCGGCGGGCAACCTCGACGCGATGGAGAACATGCACCCCGCGCTGCGCTCGCGGATCAAGGGCTACGGCTACGAGGTGTACATGGACGACACCATCGAGGACACCCCCGAGATGCGCCGGAAGTACGCCCGCTTCGTGGCCCAGGAGGTCGAACGCGACGGCCGCCTGCCCCACTTCACCCGCGACGCCGTCGAGGAGGTCATCCTCGAGGCGAAACGCCGCGCGGGACGGAAAGAGCACCTCACGCTCCTGTTCCGGAACCTCGGCGGGCTGGTCCGCGTCGCGGGCGACATCGCCCGCGCCGAGGACGCCGAGTTCACGACCCGCGACCACGTCCTGCAGGCGAAAGATCGCTCGCGCTCGATCGAGCAACAGCTCGCCGACGACTACATCGAGCGCCGCAAGGACTACGAGCTGCAGGTCAACAAGGGCGGCGTCGAGGGCCGGGTCAACGGCCTCGCGGTCATGGGCGAGGACTCGGGGATCATGCTCCCCGTGATGGCCGAAATCGCGCCCGCACAGGGTCAGGGTCAGGTGATCGCCACCGGCCAGCTCAAGGAGATGGCCGAGGAGTCGGTCCAGAACGTCTCGGCGATCATCAAGAAGTTCTCCGACGTGAACCTCTCGGAGAAGGACATCCACATCCAGTTCGTCCAGACCGGCCAGCAGGGCGTCGACGGCGACTCCGCCTCCATCACGGTGGCGACGGCCGTCATCTCGGCGCTGGAGGACATCCCGGTCGACCAGTCGGTCGCGATGACCGGGTCGCTCTCCGTGCGCGGGGACGTCCTCCCGGTCGGCGGCGTCACGCACAAGATCGAGGCCGCCGCGAAGGCCGGCTGTGACAGGGTCATCATCCCGAAGGCCAACGAACAGGACGTGATGATCGAGGACGAGTACGAGGAGATGGTCGAGATCATCCCGTGTTCGAACATCAGCGAGGTGCTCGACGTCGCGCTGATGGGCGAACCCCAGAAGGACTCGCTGGTCGACCGCCTCAAACAGATCACCGGCTCCGCGTTCGACAGTCAGGGGCAGGTCACCCGCGGCGGTTCGAGCCCGAGCCCGCAGTAGCGTCGATGACCCAGTGGACGACGTTCGCCGGTCTGACGGGCGTCGTCCTCGCGTTGCTTCTCGCGCTCTCCGTTCTCACCCAGCGGGAGTTCGCGGCGTCCGAATCGTCCGGTCGAGAGCCATCGCCGACCGACCGCGTCTCGACCGGGTCCGTCCCCGGCCCCGCCGCCCCGGACCGGCCGGCAGACGCGCGGGCCGCGACGGGCCCGGACGCGGTTTCGGAGCGCGCCGAGGACGTCGGCGGACCGGGGAGCCGAGCCGACGGGGCCGCCGGGCCGTCGGCGACGGACCCCCGAAACCTCTCGACGGGGGCGCTGCTGGCGAACGTCGCGCTCTCGCAGGGGGTGTTCGCGGCGGTGTTGTTCGGGGCCGCGGTCTACACCGGCGTGCCGGCGGCGGCGCTCGGCATCTCCTTCGACGCGGCGTCTCTCGCGAACGACGTGGTCGTCGGGGTCGGCCTCGGCGCCGGGCTCTACGTGGCGAACGAACTCGGCGCGGCGGCGGCGAAGCGCCTCGGCGTCGACCACGACGAGGAACTCCGCGAGCTACTGGCGCCGGACTCCGCGGGCGGCTGGCTCGTCCTGTTGCTGGTCGTCCTGCCGGTCATCGCGGCCTTCGAGGAGTTCCTCTTCCGGGCGGCGCTGATCGGCGCGTTCTCGGCGGGCTTTGGCCTCTCGCCGTGGCTGCTGGTCGTCGGCTCGTCGGTCGCGTTCGCGGCGGGCCACGGGATGCAGGGGACCGCGGGCGTCGCCGTCACGGGGCTGCTCGGCCTCGTGCTGGGCGCGGCGTTCGTCCTCACCGGTAGCCTGCTGGTCGTGGTCGTCGCCCACTACCTCGTCAACGCCGTCGAGTTCGTCGTCCACGAGGGGCTCGGGATCGAGTGGGCCGCGACCACCGAAAGCTAAGGTCTCCGCCTCCGTTCGCCCGGGCATGTCGACGAACTCGTTCGAGGACGTTCCGCCGTGGGTGCGGCGGGCGGTGCTCGTCACGATCGTTGCCTACTTCGCGCTGGTGATCTACGCGACCGCCACGGGCGACCCGGTGGCGAACCTGACGGCGGACGCGCTGTTCGGCGTCGTCGCGATCGGTATCGGCGGGATGCTCTTCCTGCGCGCGGCGGATCGGACGTCGCCGCTCGCGGCGGCGGGGTTCAGCCTGATCACCGGCGGCATCGCGCAGTTCGCGTGGGTCGTCTCGCGCGAACCGGCGTTCGAACTGCTCTCGACGATCGCCGTCCTCTTCGGGATCGGCCTCTACGCGTACGTGATCTGGGCCGCGAGCTGATCAGAGTTCCTCGAGCGACCGCAGTTTCTGTTCGACGGCCGGCGGGGCGGCGCTGGGGCCGTCCCGGACGCGGTGGTCGGGGATCAAAATCGGCGCGGGGTTGCCGTCGAGGGCGGTGCGCACGAGGATGACGTCGTCGTCGTCCTCGGGGTCGAGGTCGGGGGTCATTCGGGCGAGCGCCTTCACGTCGACCTGCTCGCCGTAGGGGATGGTCCGGACGGTTTCGAGCACCCGGCGCTGGTCGGTCGGGACGGTGAGCGCGACCTGGACGTCGTCGAACGCCACCTCGTGGACGCCGTCGAGGTACTCGAAGATCCGTTCGAGTATCGGGTGGTCCGTCCCGGTGTCGGCGTCGTCGTCGGGATTCTCCGGGAACGAGACGCGCAGCACCCGTCCGCTCGCGACGCCGACCTGCACGAACCGTTCGAGGTACGGCGACTGCCGGGCGTAGATGCCCGCCTCCGATACGTCCTCCATGTGGCTCCCCATGGCCGGGTCCGACTTGAATAGTTCGCCGCGGGACCGCCGCGTCGCAAGGCTTTTGTACACATGAGTACGTTGATGTACAACAATGAACTCCGAAACGGAGCTGGCACCGGCGGTGCGATCCATCATCGCGGCCGCCCGGGACCGAACGGGGGGCGAGCGCGTCGCCGTCGACGCGCGGCCGCTGGCCCCGGCGCTCGCGGCGGCGGCCGCCGACGGCCGCGCGCCGGTGATCGCCGAGGTGAAGCCGACGAGTCCGACCGCGGCGGGAACGCGTGCGGACGACCCCGTCGAACTGGCCGCGGCGATGGTCGAGGGCGGCGCGGCCGCCCTCTCGGTGCTCACCGAACCGACGCACTTCGGCGGCTCGCCCGAGGCGCTGGCCCGGGTGCGCGAGGCCGTCGACGTCCCCGTGTTGCGAAAGGACTTCGTGCTGCGCGAGGAGCACCTCGACGTCGTCGCGGCGGACCTGATCCTGCTGATCGCCCGCTTCGTCGAGGACGACCTCGACTCGCTGCTCTCGGCCGCCCGCGAGCGCGGCTTCGAGGTCCTCGTCGAGGTCCACGACCGCGCGGAACTCCGGGCGGCGCTCGACGCGGGCGCGGATATCGTCGGCGTGAACAACCGCGACCTCGCCCGCCTCGACGTGGATCTGGAGACGTTCGAGCGGGTGGCGCCCCACGTTCCCGACGACGTCACCCTGCTCGCCGAGAGCGGTATCGCGACGCCCGCGGACGTCCGGCGGATGCGCGCGGCGGGCGCCGACGGCCTGCTGGTCGGGAGCGCGATCATGGACCACGGCGCCGAGGGGAGCGACGTCCGCGAGAACACCCGGCGGCTGACGGAGGGGTCGGCGTGAGCGGACGCACGTTCGGCGACTACGGCGGCCAGTACGTCCCCGAGGCGCTGATGCCGGCGCTTTCGGAACTCGAGGACGCCTACGAACGGTACGTCCTCGAAAACGAGGACGGCTTCGTAGACGAGTTCCGCGAGCGTCTGCGGGACTTCGGCGGCCGGCCGACGCCGCTGCAGCGCGCCGACGGGCTGAGCGAGCGCTACGGCCGGGAGGTCTACCTCAAGCGCGAGGACCTCGTCCACGGCGGCGCGCACAAACTGAACAACGCGCTCGGCCAGGTGCTGCTGGCGACGTACATGGGCAAAGAGCGGATCATCGCCGAGACCGGCGCCGGCCAGCACGGCACCGCGACGGCGATGGCCTGCGCGCACCTCGATATGCCCTGCGAGGTCTACATGGGCCGGACGGACGTCAACCGCCAGCGGCCCAACGTCTTCCGGATGCGGATCAACGGCGCCGAGGTGAACCCCGTCGACGTCGGCCGCGGCACCCTGAAGGAGGCCATCTCGGAGACGATGCGCGACTGGTCCCGGACCGTCGAACGCACCCACTACGTGATCGGCTCCGTCGTCGGGCCGCACCCGTTCCCGGCGATGGTCCGGGACTTCCAGGCGGTCATCTCCGAGGAGGCCCGCGAGCAGGTGATCGAGAAGACCGGCGGGCTCCCCGACGCCGTCGTCGCCTGCGCCGGCGGCGGCTCGAACACGATGGGGTCGTTCGCCGAGTTCGTCCCCGACGAGGACGTCGCCCTCCACGCCGTCGAGGCCGGCGGGTCGAGCCTCGACGTCGACGAGGAGGCCGGCGTCGCGCCCAACTCCGCGTCGCTGTCGACCGGCGCCGAGGGTGTCCTCCACGGCGCGCGGACGAAACTCCTCCAGGATTCCCACGGGCAGATCATGGAGTCTCACAGCGTCTCCGCCGGCCTCGACTACGCCGGCGTCGGCCCGGAACTCGCCCACCTCGTCGAGACCGGCCGGGTGACGCCCGCGACCGTCGACGACGAGGCGGCCCTCGAAGCGTTCCACCGGCTCTCGACCGCGGAGGGGATCATCCCCGCACTGGAGTCGGCCCACGCGCTGGCGTACCTCGAAGCGGCCGACGAGCGGGGCGTCGACCTCGGCGAGACCGTCGTCGTCACCGTCTCCGGCCGGGGCGACAAGGACCTCGAAACCGTGATCGAGGAGACCGAGAAGCGGGGGCTGGAGTCGGCGCCGGACATGCGCGTCTTCGAGGGGGGCCTGCGATGAGCGAGCGCATCGACGCCGCCTTCGCGGACGGGCCGGCGTTCGTCCCCTACCTCGCGGCGGGCGACCCCGACTACGAGGCGTCGCTCGCGTACGTCGAGGCGCTCGACCGCGGCGGCGCGGACGTGATCGAACTCGGCCTGCCGTTCTCCGAACCGATCGCCGAGGGCCCGACCATCCAGGGTGCCGTCGTCCGCGCGCTCGACGCCGGGATGACCCCCGAGCGCTTCTTCGAGTTCGTCGCCGACCTCGACGTCGAGGCGCCGCTGGTCTGTATGACCTACTACAACCTCATCTACCAGTACTGGGGGAGCGCGGATCGGAGCGAAGCGAGAGCCGCGAACGCGAGCGGTGAAACCGCGAGCGAGGAGGGCCCGCGCCCGTTCGTCGAGCGCGCGGCCGAGGTCGGACTGGAGGGGTTCGTCGTCCCCGACCTCCCGGCCGAGGAGGCCGCCCCCCTCCGCGAGGCCTGCGACGAGTTCGGCCTCGACCTGATCTTCATCGTCGCGCCGACGACCCGCGGCGAGCGCCTGCAACGGATCATGGACCGGGTGTCTGGCTACGTCTACGTGCAGGCCCGCCTCGGCACGACGGGCGCGCGCGACGACGTCTCCGACCAGACGGGGGCGAGTCTGGAGCGCCTGCGCGAGTGGGACGTCCCCAAGGCCGTCGGCTTCGGGATCAAGACCGGCGAGCACGCCGAGCGAATCGTCGCCGCGGGCGCCGACGGGATCATCGTCGGCAGCGCCCTCGTGGATATCGTCGCCGAGGGTCACGAGGAGGGTCGTCCGGTCGAGGAGACCGCGACCCGTCTGGAGGCCCTCGCGCGGGAACTCGCCGCGGGCGCCGAGCGGGGCGCCCGCCGGCGAGGGGAAGATGCACCGGAACCAGAACAGCCATAACCCACAGTTTGCTACTCTCTGGCACGATGAACGCGAGCACCGGCATCGACGCGCGACTCGAACGGATCAGCACCGACGGCGCGTACCTGATCGTCCCGATGGACCACGGGATCACGATGGGCGCCGTCACGGGGCTGAAGGACATCGAATCGACGATCGACGGGGTGACACGGGGCGGGGCCGACGCGGTCCTCACACAGAAGGGGATCGCCCCGCGGGTACACCCGAACAAGAACGGCGCCGGCTACATCGTCCACCTCAACGCCTCGACGACGATCGGTCCCGACGAGAACGACAAACGCCCGACCGGCACCGTCGAGGAAGCCCTCCGCGCGGGCGCCGACGCCGTCTCCTTTCACATCAACGTCGGCTCCACGTACGAACCCGGACAGATCGAAGCCCTCTCGGAACTCACCGGCGAGGCCGCCCGCTTTGGCGTCCCGGTGCTCGCGATGGCCTACGCGCGCGGTCCGGGCGTCGACTCCACCGACCCCGAGGCGCTCGGCCACGCCGTCCGCCTCGCCGAGGAGGTCGGCGCCGACGTCGTGAAGACGGGCTACAGCGGCGACGCGGAGAGCTTCGAGCACGTCGTCGAGTCGACGCGCCTGCCGGTCGTCATCGCCGGCGGCTCGCGCGGCACCGACCGCGAGACGATCGAGATGGTCCGCGGCGCGGTGGACGCCGGCGGCGCGGGCGTCTCGATGGGCCGGTCGATCTTCCAGCACGAGGAACCCGAGAAGATCGCCCGCGCGGTCTCGGCCGTCGTCCACGACGACCTCGACGCCGAGGCGGCGCTGACGGAAGCGGGATTGGCGCTCGAAGCCTGACCTAGCGGCCGACCGCGAACGACCGCGGGCGAACCGTCACCGACTCGCCGCAGTCGGGACACTCGTAGACGGTCCGATCGGGCTCCTCGCGGACGTCCCAGTCGCCGTCGGACTCGCTCTCGTGACCGCAGGAGGGACAGAACAGCGTTCGCTTTCGGTGCGAGCGGCCGCTGGAGGGCGGGAGGTCGGGAGTCATAGCAACGGCGGTACGCGACGGGGAGTGAAAAGTACTGTCCGGCACGATCGATCGGGAGGGTTCCGATCGAAACCTTGTCGTCGGCCCGCTCCGTGGTCGCGGCCGTGACCGACGGCGACGCACCGACGCTCGACGACGAGATCGTCGCCCGCGCCCGCATCCACGCCCGCGAGGTGCTCGCGGCCCACGACCTCGCCGTCGACCGCGACCGCCTCGAGTGGGCCGTCTCCGCCCGCGCGCGCCGCCGCGCCGGGGCCTGCCGGTGGGACGCCGACCGCGAGGTGGCGACGGTCGTCCTCTCGCGGGCCGCCTACGAGGCCTACGAGTGGCCGGCGTTCGCGGCCGTCGTCCGCCACGAACTCGTCCACGCGTGGGAGTTCCAGCGCTTCGGCGAGTCGGACCACGGCGAGCGCTTTCTCGACGCGGCGGCCGAACTCGACGCGCCGCGACGCTGCGCGCCGTTCGCCGCGCCGCGGTACGTCCTGCGGTGTCTCGACGCCGACTGCGACTGGCGGGCGCGGCGCCACCGGGCGTCGGCGCCCGTGAAGTCCCCGGGTCGGTACCGCTGTGGCGACTGCGGCGGGCGACTGGAGGTCGAGCACGTCGACAGCGGGCGGACGTGGACGTCCGCGGGCGGCTACGGCGGGGCGAAGTCCGCCCTCGGCGAGGAGTGGTGACGGCCCGGCGGCCGCGACGATGGCTTTATTCGGCCGCCCTCGCCAGAGTCGGG
The Salinilacihabitans rarus DNA segment above includes these coding regions:
- the lonB gene encoding ATP-dependent protease LonB — protein: MSNDTNADDPPEDVTTEGDPEEEPSAGDPSDGQGTHWSAIEDDAESDGVEDLGRDAGDDESADDGIGDTVEDLGSNVEVDPGVEIDEEAEDDLLGGLQIDSTADIEVPDRLVDQVIGQDEARDIIIKAAKQRRHVMMIGSPGTGKSMLAKAMSQLLPKEDLQDVLVYHNPDDGNEPKVRTVPAGKGEQIIEAHKEEARKRNQMRSILMWIIIAIVIGYAIISSANILLGILAAGIIWLIFRYTSRGSDAMVPNMIVNNGDQRTAPFEDATGAHAGALLGDVRHDPFQSGGMETPSHDRVEPGSIHKANKGVLFIDEMNTLDIRTQQKLMTAIQEGEFAITGQSERSSGAMVQTEPVPCDFIMIAAGNLDAMENMHPALRSRIKGYGYEVYMDDTIEDTPEMRRKYARFVAQEVERDGRLPHFTRDAVEEVILEAKRRAGRKEHLTLLFRNLGGLVRVAGDIARAEDAEFTTRDHVLQAKDRSRSIEQQLADDYIERRKDYELQVNKGGVEGRVNGLAVMGEDSGIMLPVMAEIAPAQGQGQVIATGQLKEMAEESVQNVSAIIKKFSDVNLSEKDIHIQFVQTGQQGVDGDSASITVATAVISALEDIPVDQSVAMTGSLSVRGDVLPVGGVTHKIEAAAKAGCDRVIIPKANEQDVMIEDEYEEMVEIIPCSNISEVLDVALMGEPQKDSLVDRLKQITGSAFDSQGQVTRGGSSPSPQ
- a CDS encoding CPBP family intramembrane glutamic endopeptidase, with the protein product MTQWTTFAGLTGVVLALLLALSVLTQREFAASESSGREPSPTDRVSTGSVPGPAAPDRPADARAATGPDAVSERAEDVGGPGSRADGAAGPSATDPRNLSTGALLANVALSQGVFAAVLFGAAVYTGVPAAALGISFDAASLANDVVVGVGLGAGLYVANELGAAAAKRLGVDHDEELRELLAPDSAGGWLVLLLVVLPVIAAFEEFLFRAALIGAFSAGFGLSPWLLVVGSSVAFAAGHGMQGTAGVAVTGLLGLVLGAAFVLTGSLLVVVVAHYLVNAVEFVVHEGLGIEWAATTES
- a CDS encoding MGMT family protein; protein product: MEDVSEAGIYARQSPYLERFVQVGVASGRVLRVSFPENPDDDADTGTDHPILERIFEYLDGVHEVAFDDVQVALTVPTDQRRVLETVRTIPYGEQVDVKALARMTPDLDPEDDDDVILVRTALDGNPAPILIPDHRVRDGPSAAPPAVEQKLRSLEEL
- the trpC gene encoding indole-3-glycerol phosphate synthase codes for the protein MNSETELAPAVRSIIAAARDRTGGERVAVDARPLAPALAAAAADGRAPVIAEVKPTSPTAAGTRADDPVELAAAMVEGGAAALSVLTEPTHFGGSPEALARVREAVDVPVLRKDFVLREEHLDVVAADLILLIARFVEDDLDSLLSAARERGFEVLVEVHDRAELRAALDAGADIVGVNNRDLARLDVDLETFERVAPHVPDDVTLLAESGIATPADVRRMRAAGADGLLVGSAIMDHGAEGSDVRENTRRLTEGSA
- the trpB gene encoding tryptophan synthase subunit beta, with protein sequence MPALSELEDAYERYVLENEDGFVDEFRERLRDFGGRPTPLQRADGLSERYGREVYLKREDLVHGGAHKLNNALGQVLLATYMGKERIIAETGAGQHGTATAMACAHLDMPCEVYMGRTDVNRQRPNVFRMRINGAEVNPVDVGRGTLKEAISETMRDWSRTVERTHYVIGSVVGPHPFPAMVRDFQAVISEEAREQVIEKTGGLPDAVVACAGGGSNTMGSFAEFVPDEDVALHAVEAGGSSLDVDEEAGVAPNSASLSTGAEGVLHGARTKLLQDSHGQIMESHSVSAGLDYAGVGPELAHLVETGRVTPATVDDEAALEAFHRLSTAEGIIPALESAHALAYLEAADERGVDLGETVVVTVSGRGDKDLETVIEETEKRGLESAPDMRVFEGGLR
- the trpA gene encoding tryptophan synthase subunit alpha, with amino-acid sequence MSERIDAAFADGPAFVPYLAAGDPDYEASLAYVEALDRGGADVIELGLPFSEPIAEGPTIQGAVVRALDAGMTPERFFEFVADLDVEAPLVCMTYYNLIYQYWGSADRSEARAANASGETASEEGPRPFVERAAEVGLEGFVVPDLPAEEAAPLREACDEFGLDLIFIVAPTTRGERLQRIMDRVSGYVYVQARLGTTGARDDVSDQTGASLERLREWDVPKAVGFGIKTGEHAERIVAAGADGIIVGSALVDIVAEGHEEGRPVEETATRLEALARELAAGAERGARRRGEDAPEPEQP
- a CDS encoding 2-amino-3,7-dideoxy-D-threo-hept-6-ulosonate synthase — translated: MNASTGIDARLERISTDGAYLIVPMDHGITMGAVTGLKDIESTIDGVTRGGADAVLTQKGIAPRVHPNKNGAGYIVHLNASTTIGPDENDKRPTGTVEEALRAGADAVSFHINVGSTYEPGQIEALSELTGEAARFGVPVLAMAYARGPGVDSTDPEALGHAVRLAEEVGADVVKTGYSGDAESFEHVVESTRLPVVIAGGSRGTDRETIEMVRGAVDAGGAGVSMGRSIFQHEEPEKIARAVSAVVHDDLDAEAALTEAGLALEA
- a CDS encoding phage terminase large subunit family protein, translating into MTPDLPPSSGRSHRKRTLFCPSCGHESESDGDWDVREEPDRTVYECPDCGESVTVRPRSFAVGR
- a CDS encoding SprT-like domain-containing protein; amino-acid sequence: MTDGDAPTLDDEIVARARIHAREVLAAHDLAVDRDRLEWAVSARARRRAGACRWDADREVATVVLSRAAYEAYEWPAFAAVVRHELVHAWEFQRFGESDHGERFLDAAAELDAPRRCAPFAAPRYVLRCLDADCDWRARRHRASAPVKSPGRYRCGDCGGRLEVEHVDSGRTWTSAGGYGGAKSALGEEW